The Microbacterium sp. LKL04 sequence CGACGTGCTCGTGAACAACCTCGGTATCTTCGGCTCGACGCCGGCTCTCGAGATCGACGACGACGAGTGGCGGCGGTTCTTCGAGGTGAACGTGCTGAGCGCGGCGCGGTTGACGCGGCTCGTATTGCCCGGGATGACAGACCGTGGATGGGGTCGCGTGCTCAACATCGCCAGCGACTCGGCGATCGTCATCCCCGAGGAGATGATCCACTACGGCGCGTCGAAGAGCGCGCTGCTCGCGATGTCACGCGGGTATGCGAAGGCGGCATCCGGAACGGGCGTCACCGTCAACTCCGTGATCGCCGGGCCGACGCACACCGAGGGCGTCGAGGACTTCGTCTACGAGATGGTCGACCGATCGCTCGACTGGGATGCTGCGCAACGCGAGTTCATGCGCACCGCGCGCCCACAGTCGCTGATCGGCCGGCTCATCGAGCCCGAGGAGATCGCGAACATGGTCGTCTACCTCGCCTCGCCGCTGGCGTCAGCGACGACCGGCGGAGCGCTGCGCGTCGACGGCGGGTACGTGGACAGCATCCTGCCCTGACCTGTGCGTCACGTGCCGCTGTGGATGAGCCTGACCTCGACCCCGCCCTCGCCTCGAATGGCGGGATTGGTGGCCGCGATCGCGAGCGCCGCGTCCTCGTCGTCCGCTTCGATGACGTAGATGCCTGCGACGACCTGCGCCGAGTCGACGAACGGTCCCTCGGTGACGCCGTCGACGCGGACCGAACGGGCGAGCTCACGCGGCGTGAACGCGAAGGCGGCACGCAGCGCTCCCGACTGGGCGAGCTCGTCGCCGTGCGCGTTGGGCTCGGCGAGCTGCTCGTCCGACGCGTCGAGCGCGTGCGCGGAGTCGTCGGTGTAGATCAGGACGGCGTACTGCGGCATGGCGGCATCCTTCTGTCAGGCGAGCTTGACCATCTCGACGCTGCGGTCCCACAGCTCGCGGGCGAGCTGCTCGTCAGTCGCGAGCTTATGGGTCTTCGTGACCCGGTCGTTCTCGTAGTACGCGCCGGGCAGCCAGTCGGTGCCGGGGGTTCCGTCGGCGAGGAACACGAGGCGCTTGCCACCCTCGTCGGTCGTCGTCAGCAGTCGCTTGGCGAGCGGGTTGTGGTACATGAAGCGGAACGGTCCGGTCAGGTTGCCGGCGAAGCCGGTCGCGACGACGCCGGGGTGGAACGCGCCGCCCGAGATGCCCTCGCTCCCCCACCGGCGCTGCAGTTCACGGGTGAAGAGGATGTTCGCGAGCTTCGCGTTGCCGTAGGCGACGCGTCCGGAGTAGCGGCGCGCACCGTTCAGGTCGGCGATGTCGAACCGCGAGAAGATGCGGGCGGCGGCGCTGGCGGTCTGGATGATGGATGCCTCACTCTCGACCAGCCGCTCGCGCAGCAGGTTCGTCAGCAGGAACGGTCCGAGGTGGTTCACCTGGAACGTCTGCTCGAACCCGTCGGTGGTGAGCTTGCGGGGACCGAAGATGCCGCCGGCGTTGTTCGCGAGCACGTCGATGCGCGGGTAGGCGGCGAGCAGTTCGCCCGCGAGCCGGCGCACCTGCGCCAGGTCGGAGAAGTCGGCGAGGTGGTGCGGCATCCCGACCTCATCGGCAACGGCGCGGGTCTTCTCGGGCGAGCGTCCGACGAGGACGACCTGGTGGCCGCGGGCGACGAGCTGACGGGATGCCGCGGCTCCGATCCCGTCGCTGGCGCCGGTGATGACGATGGTTCGCATGAGGCGAGTGTCACACCCTTCGCTATGTCCGTGTCGGCTCTTGACGATGGGAGCGCGGTGTGGCCGGGGTCGGGCGGTCGCGGACCGAGGCGTCGCAGGGCCTGCAACCTCGTGTCGGAACGCGGGCTCCCGAATCGGGGCGCTGAACCCGGGCGTGAGAACCCGGGCTCAGAACGGCGGCGGATCGCTCGCGGGCCAGGTGCGCTCAGCAGGGGTGAACGCGACGGCCGGTGTCGGTGCGTCTTCGCGATACGTTCTGCCGAGGGGTGAGGTCCATTCGAGGACGCCACCCTCGAGTTGTCGCACCCTCCAGGCGGTGAACTGCTTCATCGAGTGATGTCTCTGGCACAAATGCGCCAGGTTGCCGACCTCGGTCGCGCCGCCGAGCGCGTGATCGTGGGTGTGGTCGACCTCGCAGCGGAT is a genomic window containing:
- a CDS encoding SDR family NAD(P)-dependent oxidoreductase; amino-acid sequence: MTDGLTLDLTGKTAVVTGSTQGIGLAIARRLAEAGAEVVINGRNEERVARAVESLNGLGARGVAADVTTAEGAQSLMDAAGDVDVLVNNLGIFGSTPALEIDDDEWRRFFEVNVLSAARLTRLVLPGMTDRGWGRVLNIASDSAIVIPEEMIHYGASKSALLAMSRGYAKAASGTGVTVNSVIAGPTHTEGVEDFVYEMVDRSLDWDAAQREFMRTARPQSLIGRLIEPEEIANMVVYLASPLASATTGGALRVDGGYVDSILP
- a CDS encoding YciI family protein produces the protein MPQYAVLIYTDDSAHALDASDEQLAEPNAHGDELAQSGALRAAFAFTPRELARSVRVDGVTEGPFVDSAQVVAGIYVIEADDEDAALAIAATNPAIRGEGGVEVRLIHSGT
- a CDS encoding SDR family NAD(P)-dependent oxidoreductase, producing the protein MRTIVITGASDGIGAAASRQLVARGHQVVLVGRSPEKTRAVADEVGMPHHLADFSDLAQVRRLAGELLAAYPRIDVLANNAGGIFGPRKLTTDGFEQTFQVNHLGPFLLTNLLRERLVESEASIIQTASAAARIFSRFDIADLNGARRYSGRVAYGNAKLANILFTRELQRRWGSEGISGGAFHPGVVATGFAGNLTGPFRFMYHNPLAKRLLTTTDEGGKRLVFLADGTPGTDWLPGAYYENDRVTKTHKLATDEQLARELWDRSVEMVKLA